The sequence below is a genomic window from Chondrinema litorale.
AACTACAAGTTAGAAAACACCGGTTTAGATACGCTCAAAAATGTACTTGCTGGTTTTTATACAGATTATTTTCTAGCAGAATTAGAAGAGAATGATGCTAAATGGGATTCGGTTTACAATTTTGGTTATGCCTCATCAGATGATTTATATTTTGGAATAAAATCATTCAATACGGAAAATAATTACTCTTCACTTAATAAATCTCTTACTACTGAGATTAATTATTCAGACAGTCTGGATGATACTGAAAAATATGCATTGCTATGGGGTAAATACAATCTTAATTTTAATGGAAAGGGAGAAGTAGTCCATGTAAATAGTACCAACTTTAATAAAATTTCACCTGATTCTACTGTTGAATTTACCTTAGTACTTGTTGCAGGAAATAACCTAGAAGAGCTAAAAACTAAATTACTAGAAGCTGCTGAAAAACTAAATTATAATGGTTTTATTAGTGAAGCTCCTGTATTGAATGATACAATTTTATGTGGTAGATCACCATACATTTCTCCTCTAAATGGCGATTATTTTAAATTCTATTACGATTCAGATACTATTAATCCATTTTATGCTGGTAAAGAATTAGATATGTCAACTGCTGATTCTGTTACCACTTTGTGGATTAGTAACCATAGCAGTGTATATGAGAGTGAGAAGAAGAAATTCAATATTTACATTTCTAAATTAGAAGGTGAAATACTGCTAAGCAAAGATACGGTTTTGCTTGATAGTGGTGGCATTGTTCAGTTTGCTTATATAAGTAATTTTCCTTCAAGTATAACTGAATGGGATTTTGGTAATGGTTTTACTTCAACCGAAGATAATCCGACTTTTAAATATAATTGGCCAGGTTTATACGAAGTTAACCTAAAACTGACCGATAGTTTGGGTTGTATATTAAGCCTAGATACTCAGGTTTATATTAAAGATTATACTCCTGTTAGGCAAAATACTACTGTCTGCTATGGAGATGAGTTTATATGGCAAAGTACCAACTCTGCTGAGGTGAATTTTTATGATAGTTACCCTTTGAGTACTCCTATTTCAACAGGTGATTCATTATTACTTACTTTAACTTCAGGTGCAGTTTATTACCAAAGAGGAGTAAATGCTTCTGATAGCAACTATGTACAATTGAATGTGAACATCAATAAGCCTGAAATTAATTTATCTATTCCAGATACCGCTTTAGTAGGTGAGAAAATTGAATTGGTAGCTATCTCAGAAAACACTTCTGTGGAATGGATTTTTGATGATAAAACTTTAGATGGTGATGCTTTAGGGTACATTTTTCAAGAGAGTGGTGAGCATGAAATAATAGCTAGAGCAACAGATGATCTGGGATGTTATGTAGAAATTAGAACATCTATAGTTGTATTGAAGCAATCGGAATTACCAGTTTTACAAGATACCATTTATGTCTGTTATGGAGAAAATGTATTATTAAATCCTGAAAATGGAGAGAAATTCAGGTTTTACAAATCAGATGTATTATTGGCAGAGAGTAGTTCTTTATTGTTAGAGGAGGTCAGAGAAGCACAAATAATTCAAGTTAGTAATGTGACAGATGACCTAGCAAGCGAAAATATTACAGTAAATGTTTTACTAAACCCTACTCCAGATTTAATATCATTTATGGATTTATCAGATTCTGTAGAAGTAAGTAACTCTCAGGAATTGACAATTACTGCATTTTATGGAAATGAATGGAATTGGCAAGCAGACAATGGCTTTAGTAGTGATGAACAGGAGTTTGTATTATCTTTTTTAGATACTGGTACAGTACAAATCTCACTTGAAGTTTCAGATAGTTTAGGTTGTACTTATTCTGAAATTAGAAAACTTGTAATTTGGAAAGATGCTATTTCAGGTTTAAATCAAGCTTTGGAAAACCCTTGGGAGATTTATCCTGTACCGGCTGTTGATAAATTGAGAATTACTAACAATGTTTTATCTAATCAGGTAATTTCAGTTTTATTATACGATTTGGCTGGTAATAAATTAGATGTCAAACTAGAGACAGCAACCGAATATTATCACATAGATGTAGCAAGGTTGGCTAGTGGCATTTACACCTTACAGATTTTCGATAAGGGAAATATTTATTATAAGAAGATTTCAATAGCTAAATAGATAAATGCTTTATCATTTTCTAAAATGAGATTCGGCAAAGTTCCACCAATCACTAAACATTTTCTCTTCATTAATTTTTGTGTAGACCCAAATATCTCGTTGGTTGTTTTCGGGAGGTGTTTTCCTAAGTTCTTCTTTTGCGTAGCTAGGTTTTAATACTGCTAGCGCTAGTGCCAAATCCCAGAATACTCTGTTTTCGTGATTAGGTGCATTGGTTTTCCATCTGGCAACCAAATAATTCCAAACAGCTCCTTTACCAGATAATCTTTTAGTAACCTCACTTTGCTTAAATACGAAATCATAAAGTATGTTGATGGGCATTATATGCAAAGCAAGATTTTCAGTATTGAGCATAAAATTGAAAGCATTAAAATCTCGTCTCACATTAAATTCATCTTTATCCCAAATACTTTTGTCTGAGAAGTATTTTCCTCCAAGTGCATATACTTCTATATTATTTACAATTTCAGGAGCAAGAGCAATGGCCGAAGCAATATTGGTGAGAGCACCCAAGCAAATTACAGTTAGTTTTTCATTTGGATGATTGCGAGTGAAACTTCTTGTTTCTGTAATAATAAGTTGTGCAGCAGCAGAATCAGCAGGTTCATAACCTCCCCAAGGTTTCCCCATTTTTAACTCAGAACCTAATGGTGCAGGAATATCCTGCCTGTTCATTATTCGAAGTAAATCATCATTCAACCTTTGGCTTTCTAACACTGTGTATTTAGGAGAAAGTTGATGTTGCCACTGCGCAGAGCATAAACCCAATACCTCAAAATCTTCTGCTAAAACCA
It includes:
- a CDS encoding S8 family serine peptidase, producing MRLQSLFILFFCISNLSAQNNKTEELYVNDEIVIKVKASVTQTANYKLLQQDNILQNLIPYGVKRAEKVLKEKGTSRLQLLSTAEKQERREEFSRIYKLQLRENSDLVKIIAQLKEQDWIEYAEPLYKYELMFEPNDTYNWAHWGHVNTQTYDAWDINQGDSSIIIGIIDTGVKTSHPSLSSQLYYNNAERYGLPGIDDDDNGFTDDSLGYDFAEYDTDVSDNNGHGTEVSGMAAAKVNDNFGTFGTGYNTKFMPIKVYHSSGYIMNTYTAMLYAAENGCKIINLSLGRGTGGPSEYEQDVINFITEEYDALIVAAAGNSNGYYNFYPASYENVLSVAHSTSADERYYRGSYSYFVDLLAPGVDVPTTTTGTSFEGHAFKTGSSYASPFVAGIASLIRAQFPAYTAPEIAEILRMTADDVYDKDGNKSYVNLLGNGRVNAYRALTEVSSIKSVRAKNITHIGREGDLFLRGDTINISANFVNYFQSLSPTASVKLISLSEYATVIEDAFIIGELSAGDTAKNALNPFKVVLSEALPEYQQLYFKLEFSDADYEDYQYFFWEADKYFDFHKGNWDLSLDDNGRLGYIGDEYPYSGIGLKWKKNQFIQDAGLIIASDSQTMSDVVYLNATEKNDDFINFAGEFNLNQSDTLVSIVTSFSDTLNFPDLTVTKSLGIHFVEDFLTINYKLENTGLDTLKNVLAGFYTDYFLAELEENDAKWDSVYNFGYASSDDLYFGIKSFNTENNYSSLNKSLTTEINYSDSLDDTEKYALLWGKYNLNFNGKGEVVHVNSTNFNKISPDSTVEFTLVLVAGNNLEELKTKLLEAAEKLNYNGFISEAPVLNDTILCGRSPYISPLNGDYFKFYYDSDTINPFYAGKELDMSTADSVTTLWISNHSSVYESEKKKFNIYISKLEGEILLSKDTVLLDSGGIVQFAYISNFPSSITEWDFGNGFTSTEDNPTFKYNWPGLYEVNLKLTDSLGCILSLDTQVYIKDYTPVRQNTTVCYGDEFIWQSTNSAEVNFYDSYPLSTPISTGDSLLLTLTSGAVYYQRGVNASDSNYVQLNVNINKPEINLSIPDTALVGEKIELVAISENTSVEWIFDDKTLDGDALGYIFQESGEHEIIARATDDLGCYVEIRTSIVVLKQSELPVLQDTIYVCYGENVLLNPENGEKFRFYKSDVLLAESSSLLLEEVREAQIIQVSNVTDDLASENITVNVLLNPTPDLISFMDLSDSVEVSNSQELTITAFYGNEWNWQADNGFSSDEQEFVLSFLDTGTVQISLEVSDSLGCTYSEIRKLVIWKDAISGLNQALENPWEIYPVPAVDKLRITNNVLSNQVISVLLYDLAGNKLDVKLETATEYYHIDVARLASGIYTLQIFDKGNIYYKKISIAK
- a CDS encoding nucleoside hydrolase is translated as MNRRSFTKNILSFSALAPFLVPHNFNFKQKQQKRPVIIDTDTANEIDDLYAVVRMVLAEDFEVLGLCSAQWQHQLSPKYTVLESQRLNDDLLRIMNRQDIPAPLGSELKMGKPWGGYEPADSAAAQLIITETRSFTRNHPNEKLTVICLGALTNIASAIALAPEIVNNIEVYALGGKYFSDKSIWDKDEFNVRRDFNAFNFMLNTENLALHIMPINILYDFVFKQSEVTKRLSGKGAVWNYLVARWKTNAPNHENRVFWDLALALAVLKPSYAKEELRKTPPENNQRDIWVYTKINEEKMFSDWWNFAESHFRK